In Mercenaria mercenaria strain notata chromosome 13, MADL_Memer_1, whole genome shotgun sequence, a single window of DNA contains:
- the LOC123528776 gene encoding uncharacterized protein LOC123528776 isoform X4 translates to MSNTTFHQIVSRNRDSRRENVATQEMKTTAGHIRVIGVSALKNATAVYCILRYNNKSPSYRYLRGHIMVIPDHLGRKYKAVYVICQLNGHKPPSTLTISKNKDFRSDDNILPVHLIPTTFPTMRNFTVCLSPLHNNFSKNMQLLEWLEMTMLLGVDKVDIYVHSCSSDVMTRLQMYQSSEFITIINWPLPKYLCNTYLLHYCGQLAALNDCLYRTKGYSKYIAVMDIDELIIPQKHEDMTWNDILHRLPSKNAYVFRNVIFIRNKSREKTEGNLITQANTLRHTLVFQTFDRSKYIAKADNVETLGIHFVRTMNGSHYSVDPSIGLLHHYRWKGVPGIKINTVQHQVANKYSHELRKRIYLQLNNTNCSRVL, encoded by the exons ATGTCGAACACAACTTTTCACCAGATTGTGAGTAGAAACCGTGACAGTCGGAGAGAAAATGTTGCAACTCAGGAAATGAAGACTAC agCAGGCCATATACGAGTGATTGGTGTATCTGCGCTTAAAAATGCTACTGCAGTATATTGCATTTTAAGATACAACAACAAATCGCCCTCATATAGATATTTAAGGGGACACATTATGGTTATCCCGGATCACCTTGGTCGAAA gtATAAAGCAGTCTATGTAATATGTCAACTGAATGGACACAAGCCTCCCAGTACATTAACAATTTCAAAGAACAAAGATTTTAGAAGTGATGACAACATTTTACCTGTACACCTGATTCCAACGACATTTCCAACAATGCGAAATTTCACTGTGTGTTTGTCACCTTTGCATAACAACTTTTCAAAAAACATGCAACTTTTAGAATGGCTTGAAATGACAATGCTCTTGGGTGTTGATAAAGTTGATATATATGTTCACAGTTGTTCTAGTGACGTCATGACACGTCTGCAAATGTATCAATCTAGCGAATTCATTACAATCATCAACTGGCCGTTACCGAAATACCTTTGTAATACTTATTTATTGCATTATTGTGGACAGCTTGCAGCCCTGAATGATTGTCTTTATAGAACGAAAGGATACAGTAAATACATTGCTGTTATGGACATTGATGAGTTGATTATTCCACAGAAACATGAGGACATGACATGGAACGATATTTTACACAGACTTCCTTCTAAAAATGCATACGTTTTTCGAAACGTAATTTTTATAAGAAACAAAAGCCGAGAGAAAACTGAAGGAAATTTGATAACGCAGGCCAATACTTTGAGACACACACTCGTATTTCAAACCTTCGATAGgtcaaaatatattgcaaaagcTGACAACGTTGAAACGCTGGGTATTCACTTTGTTCGGACTATGAACGGATCTCACTATTCCGTTGATCCTTCTATTGGATTGTTACATCACTATAGATGGAAAGGTGTGCCGGGTATTAAGATTAACACAGTGCAACATCAAGTTGCAAATAAATATTCTCATGAACTGAGGAAGAGAATATATTTACAACTTAATAACACTAATTGTTCTCGTGTGTTGTaa
- the LOC123528776 gene encoding uncharacterized protein LOC123528776 isoform X2 → MMQKGLWVLVCSVFLMCICYQINLFEFKGIQETYDMDMVDETYSKEMFQRISNDTDMFVYSAYFDYRAGHIRVIGVSALKNATAVYCILRYNNKSPSYRYLRGHIMVIPDHLGRKYKAVYVICQLNGHKPPSTLTISKNKDFRSDDNILPVHLIPTTFPTMRNFTVCLSPLHNNFSKNMQLLEWLEMTMLLGVDKVDIYVHSCSSDVMTRLQMYQSSEFITIINWPLPKYLCNTYLLHYCGQLAALNDCLYRTKGYSKYIAVMDIDELIIPQKHEDMTWNDILHRLPSKNAYVFRNVIFIRNKSREKTEGNLITQANTLRHTLVFQTFDRSKYIAKADNVETLGIHFVRTMNGSHYSVDPSIGLLHHYRWKGVPGIKINTVQHQVANKYSHELRKRIYLQLNNTNCSRVL, encoded by the exons ATGATGCAAAAAGGACTGTGGGTCTTAGTGTGCAGTGTGTTTCTGATGTGTATTTGTTATCAAATTAATCTTTTCGAATTCAAAG GTATCCAAGAAACATATGATATGGACATGGTAGATGAAACTTACTCCAAGGAAATGTTTCAAAGAATATCAAATGATACAGATATGTTCGTATATTCCGCATACTTCGACTACCG agCAGGCCATATACGAGTGATTGGTGTATCTGCGCTTAAAAATGCTACTGCAGTATATTGCATTTTAAGATACAACAACAAATCGCCCTCATATAGATATTTAAGGGGACACATTATGGTTATCCCGGATCACCTTGGTCGAAA gtATAAAGCAGTCTATGTAATATGTCAACTGAATGGACACAAGCCTCCCAGTACATTAACAATTTCAAAGAACAAAGATTTTAGAAGTGATGACAACATTTTACCTGTACACCTGATTCCAACGACATTTCCAACAATGCGAAATTTCACTGTGTGTTTGTCACCTTTGCATAACAACTTTTCAAAAAACATGCAACTTTTAGAATGGCTTGAAATGACAATGCTCTTGGGTGTTGATAAAGTTGATATATATGTTCACAGTTGTTCTAGTGACGTCATGACACGTCTGCAAATGTATCAATCTAGCGAATTCATTACAATCATCAACTGGCCGTTACCGAAATACCTTTGTAATACTTATTTATTGCATTATTGTGGACAGCTTGCAGCCCTGAATGATTGTCTTTATAGAACGAAAGGATACAGTAAATACATTGCTGTTATGGACATTGATGAGTTGATTATTCCACAGAAACATGAGGACATGACATGGAACGATATTTTACACAGACTTCCTTCTAAAAATGCATACGTTTTTCGAAACGTAATTTTTATAAGAAACAAAAGCCGAGAGAAAACTGAAGGAAATTTGATAACGCAGGCCAATACTTTGAGACACACACTCGTATTTCAAACCTTCGATAGgtcaaaatatattgcaaaagcTGACAACGTTGAAACGCTGGGTATTCACTTTGTTCGGACTATGAACGGATCTCACTATTCCGTTGATCCTTCTATTGGATTGTTACATCACTATAGATGGAAAGGTGTGCCGGGTATTAAGATTAACACAGTGCAACATCAAGTTGCAAATAAATATTCTCATGAACTGAGGAAGAGAATATATTTACAACTTAATAACACTAATTGTTCTCGTGTGTTGTaa
- the LOC123528776 gene encoding uncharacterized protein LOC123528776 isoform X3: protein MTGRLKNRDLIFMKHVLIMMQKGLWVLVCSVFLMCICYQINLFEFKGIQETYDMDMVDETYSKEMFQRISNDTDMFVYSAYFDYRYKAVYVICQLNGHKPPSTLTISKNKDFRSDDNILPVHLIPTTFPTMRNFTVCLSPLHNNFSKNMQLLEWLEMTMLLGVDKVDIYVHSCSSDVMTRLQMYQSSEFITIINWPLPKYLCNTYLLHYCGQLAALNDCLYRTKGYSKYIAVMDIDELIIPQKHEDMTWNDILHRLPSKNAYVFRNVIFIRNKSREKTEGNLITQANTLRHTLVFQTFDRSKYIAKADNVETLGIHFVRTMNGSHYSVDPSIGLLHHYRWKGVPGIKINTVQHQVANKYSHELRKRIYLQLNNTNCSRVL, encoded by the exons ATGACTGGACGACTGAAAAATCGAGATCTTATATTTATGaaacatgtcctc ATTATGATGCAAAAAGGACTGTGGGTCTTAGTGTGCAGTGTGTTTCTGATGTGTATTTGTTATCAAATTAATCTTTTCGAATTCAAAG GTATCCAAGAAACATATGATATGGACATGGTAGATGAAACTTACTCCAAGGAAATGTTTCAAAGAATATCAAATGATACAGATATGTTCGTATATTCCGCATACTTCGACTACCG gtATAAAGCAGTCTATGTAATATGTCAACTGAATGGACACAAGCCTCCCAGTACATTAACAATTTCAAAGAACAAAGATTTTAGAAGTGATGACAACATTTTACCTGTACACCTGATTCCAACGACATTTCCAACAATGCGAAATTTCACTGTGTGTTTGTCACCTTTGCATAACAACTTTTCAAAAAACATGCAACTTTTAGAATGGCTTGAAATGACAATGCTCTTGGGTGTTGATAAAGTTGATATATATGTTCACAGTTGTTCTAGTGACGTCATGACACGTCTGCAAATGTATCAATCTAGCGAATTCATTACAATCATCAACTGGCCGTTACCGAAATACCTTTGTAATACTTATTTATTGCATTATTGTGGACAGCTTGCAGCCCTGAATGATTGTCTTTATAGAACGAAAGGATACAGTAAATACATTGCTGTTATGGACATTGATGAGTTGATTATTCCACAGAAACATGAGGACATGACATGGAACGATATTTTACACAGACTTCCTTCTAAAAATGCATACGTTTTTCGAAACGTAATTTTTATAAGAAACAAAAGCCGAGAGAAAACTGAAGGAAATTTGATAACGCAGGCCAATACTTTGAGACACACACTCGTATTTCAAACCTTCGATAGgtcaaaatatattgcaaaagcTGACAACGTTGAAACGCTGGGTATTCACTTTGTTCGGACTATGAACGGATCTCACTATTCCGTTGATCCTTCTATTGGATTGTTACATCACTATAGATGGAAAGGTGTGCCGGGTATTAAGATTAACACAGTGCAACATCAAGTTGCAAATAAATATTCTCATGAACTGAGGAAGAGAATATATTTACAACTTAATAACACTAATTGTTCTCGTGTGTTGTaa
- the LOC123528776 gene encoding uncharacterized protein LOC123528776 isoform X1, with product MTGRLKNRDLIFMKHVLIMMQKGLWVLVCSVFLMCICYQINLFEFKGIQETYDMDMVDETYSKEMFQRISNDTDMFVYSAYFDYRAGHIRVIGVSALKNATAVYCILRYNNKSPSYRYLRGHIMVIPDHLGRKYKAVYVICQLNGHKPPSTLTISKNKDFRSDDNILPVHLIPTTFPTMRNFTVCLSPLHNNFSKNMQLLEWLEMTMLLGVDKVDIYVHSCSSDVMTRLQMYQSSEFITIINWPLPKYLCNTYLLHYCGQLAALNDCLYRTKGYSKYIAVMDIDELIIPQKHEDMTWNDILHRLPSKNAYVFRNVIFIRNKSREKTEGNLITQANTLRHTLVFQTFDRSKYIAKADNVETLGIHFVRTMNGSHYSVDPSIGLLHHYRWKGVPGIKINTVQHQVANKYSHELRKRIYLQLNNTNCSRVL from the exons ATGACTGGACGACTGAAAAATCGAGATCTTATATTTATGaaacatgtcctc ATTATGATGCAAAAAGGACTGTGGGTCTTAGTGTGCAGTGTGTTTCTGATGTGTATTTGTTATCAAATTAATCTTTTCGAATTCAAAG GTATCCAAGAAACATATGATATGGACATGGTAGATGAAACTTACTCCAAGGAAATGTTTCAAAGAATATCAAATGATACAGATATGTTCGTATATTCCGCATACTTCGACTACCG agCAGGCCATATACGAGTGATTGGTGTATCTGCGCTTAAAAATGCTACTGCAGTATATTGCATTTTAAGATACAACAACAAATCGCCCTCATATAGATATTTAAGGGGACACATTATGGTTATCCCGGATCACCTTGGTCGAAA gtATAAAGCAGTCTATGTAATATGTCAACTGAATGGACACAAGCCTCCCAGTACATTAACAATTTCAAAGAACAAAGATTTTAGAAGTGATGACAACATTTTACCTGTACACCTGATTCCAACGACATTTCCAACAATGCGAAATTTCACTGTGTGTTTGTCACCTTTGCATAACAACTTTTCAAAAAACATGCAACTTTTAGAATGGCTTGAAATGACAATGCTCTTGGGTGTTGATAAAGTTGATATATATGTTCACAGTTGTTCTAGTGACGTCATGACACGTCTGCAAATGTATCAATCTAGCGAATTCATTACAATCATCAACTGGCCGTTACCGAAATACCTTTGTAATACTTATTTATTGCATTATTGTGGACAGCTTGCAGCCCTGAATGATTGTCTTTATAGAACGAAAGGATACAGTAAATACATTGCTGTTATGGACATTGATGAGTTGATTATTCCACAGAAACATGAGGACATGACATGGAACGATATTTTACACAGACTTCCTTCTAAAAATGCATACGTTTTTCGAAACGTAATTTTTATAAGAAACAAAAGCCGAGAGAAAACTGAAGGAAATTTGATAACGCAGGCCAATACTTTGAGACACACACTCGTATTTCAAACCTTCGATAGgtcaaaatatattgcaaaagcTGACAACGTTGAAACGCTGGGTATTCACTTTGTTCGGACTATGAACGGATCTCACTATTCCGTTGATCCTTCTATTGGATTGTTACATCACTATAGATGGAAAGGTGTGCCGGGTATTAAGATTAACACAGTGCAACATCAAGTTGCAAATAAATATTCTCATGAACTGAGGAAGAGAATATATTTACAACTTAATAACACTAATTGTTCTCGTGTGTTGTaa
- the LOC123528776 gene encoding uncharacterized protein LOC123528776 isoform X5 codes for MTGRLKNRDLIFMKHVLIMMQKGLWVLVCSVFLMCICYQINLFEFKGIQETYDMDMVDETYSKEMFQRISNDTDMFVYSAYFDYRAGHIRVIGVSALKNATAVYCILRYNNKSPSYRYLRGHIMVIPDHLGRKQNTNMGMG; via the exons ATGACTGGACGACTGAAAAATCGAGATCTTATATTTATGaaacatgtcctc ATTATGATGCAAAAAGGACTGTGGGTCTTAGTGTGCAGTGTGTTTCTGATGTGTATTTGTTATCAAATTAATCTTTTCGAATTCAAAG GTATCCAAGAAACATATGATATGGACATGGTAGATGAAACTTACTCCAAGGAAATGTTTCAAAGAATATCAAATGATACAGATATGTTCGTATATTCCGCATACTTCGACTACCG agCAGGCCATATACGAGTGATTGGTGTATCTGCGCTTAAAAATGCTACTGCAGTATATTGCATTTTAAGATACAACAACAAATCGCCCTCATATAGATATTTAAGGGGACACATTATGGTTATCCCGGATCACCTTGGTCGAAA